The following is a genomic window from Spirosoma foliorum.
CCATCTGGGCCCATTTTTAAATCGCGGATGCGACCGTATCCTTTCAGTAAAATTTCCTGTTCGATAACCTTATCGTGGTCAATAACCAGCCGCCGGATTTCTTCGAACTTGAGTGCGCCAACGAGCAGGTTATTGGCCCACTTGCCAAATGTTGGGTTAGTTATAAATTCGATGGGGCAAACGGCAATAGAAGGTGTCCAATACGTAATGGGTTGTTCCATACCTTCTTTGCAGGTCTCTCTGGATATGATGCTGCCGTTATAATCGATGCCGTATGTAATAACCGGCCATCCGTAGTTAGCTCCTTTTTTCAGGATATTTAATTCGTCTCCTCCTTGTGGGCCGTGCTCACTGGCATAAATTGATCCCGTTACTGGGTGTTGAGCGAGCCCCTGTACGTTTCGGTTGCCCCAACTGTATATGGCTTGTAAATCACCTTCTTTTCCATAAAGAGGATTGTCTTTTGGAATAGAACCATCGCTGTTGATGCGATAAACCTTGCCCGAAGGCCTTGACAATATCTGTGAATCCTGAGCCCGATTCATATCTCCGATCGTAAAATAGAGGTAGCCCTGTTTATCAAACAGAAATCGGCACCCCCAGCGCGTTCCACCAGTAACCTGGAGGGAGTCGGCCACCTGAAATAACGACTGCTCGTCGACCCACTGATGAGCCTTAATTTTCCCCCGAACAACCTTGGTCATGCCGGGCGTCGTTTTATCCGGGCTGTTTTTTGAATTATGGCTAAAGGCCAGATATATCCAGCCGTTTTGGGCATACGCCGGGTCAAGTGCCAAATCCATTAGTCCGCCAACATTGTCATAGGCATAAGTTTTAGGCAGATCTGTTATGGGTTGATTATCAAGTTTACCGTTGACCATCCAATACAGATCACCGAATTTTCCGGTGATTAGGGCGTGGCTGGCATCAACAAACTCAAGTCCCCAGGGCCCTTTTAACCCCTCCGTAACGAGTTTTTCAATCTTAAGTGAATAAAGTTTTGTTTTGACCTTAAGGGGTAGTTCGTTTTTGCGAACAATTTCTGGATTCGTTTGAGCTTTGAGAATATAATCCGTAACAGCTTCGATCTGAGCGGACGACAGCGTCCCTTCCCACTGGATCATCTCCGTTTTGGGAATGCCATTTCGGATTGTGTTCAGGATTGAATTTCGATCTCCACCGTGTTTCCAGTCCTTTTTGATTAGCGCAGGCGCCACACTTCCCTGCATTTGGGCACCATGACAACCAGCACAATAAGTGCTATAAATATTCTCGCCAGTTTGCGCAGATGAATCACCAGGCATAGCCAGTAAAAAACAAACGCTTACAAGGAATGGCCGAAATACCGTGGCTGCTATGGATGCTTTATTCATTACCTGGCCGATTTAGCTGTTTTTTGGATTAGTTCTCTGCGTATGTTTTATCAACACAATTTTACAAATGAATAGTTGGATTGCCTGAAGGATGCTGGAAAGTAGGTTGTTTTTCAAGGTATATACGTAGATAATTTCTTCATCTATCTTTGGTTAAAAAGTAAATGATTTCATCTATGCGACACTATTGGTGGAAAGCCTTAACGGTGATTATTCTAGCTTATGTATTCATCGCTGGCCTGATTCAACCTGTTCCCCGACTTCCTATTTTGCATGAAGCGATCCGGAACGCGTTTTTTCATCCTCCGTGCTGGATTGCGATGATGGCGATGCTTTTGCTGTCAACTAGTTACTCCATTCGATATTTACGGAAGGGAAACATAGATGACGACATCGTTGCCCTTGAGTTTGCAAACACCGCTATTTTATTTGGTATTCTGGGCTGTATTACCGGTTCGGTCTGGGCCTATTTTGCCTGGGGCGATTTATGGCCTAATGATCCGAAAACGAACGGGGTAGCGGTAGGTATGCTACTTTACTTGGCTTATTTTGTATTACGAAGCTCCTTTGACGATGAACAACGACGAGCCCGGATTTCGGCGGTCTATAACATTTTCGCTTTTGCCGTATTTATTCCTCTGATTCTGATTTTGCCGCGTTTAACGGACTCCCTTCATCCTGGAAACGGAGGAAATCCCGGTTTTAATCAGTATGACTCAGATGCGTCTATTAAGGCCATTATTCGACCCGCGTTTATTGGTTTTACATTGCTGGGTCTTTGGATAACACAGCTCCGGGTTCGGCTTCGCCGACTGGAAATACACCTGGAAGACAGTCAGGAAGAAGCAAAGACAATGGATGTTCAACAAAACCACTAAACGCATTACCGATGAATCTTACCGAATTACTACGCAGTGATGGAAAACTATGGGTTGTTGTCACAGTCGTCCTGATTGTCTTATTAGGCTGGTTTTTTTATTTGCTCCGTACCGGCCACCGAGTCGATAAAATCAGAAAAAAGTATCGAGTTTGATTCTGGATGAAGGGCTACTTTGTCATTTAGATAGCTTCTTCGGTTTATGCCCAAGAATCGACTAAAATCAGTGGTCAAATTCCGCTGCCTATTCAGCAATAGAACTTGACCACGGATTTTCTCATTTACTAACTTGTTGTACGTTTACATGACTGGCTGCTTCTATGATGAAAGCGGCTACTTTCTCTGGCTGCGAAACCATTGGCACATGGCTGGTTTTGAGCGTCAGCGTTGCGGCCTTTATCTTACTGGCAAACTGCCGCTGTAGGTCCGGATTAATCATGCAGTCCTCACTAGCCACAATGTACCAGGAAGGTTTTAGCCGCCAGGCCGCTTTTGTAATTTTTTCGCCGGTAGCCGAAGCTGCCCATGGGCCTTGGGTTGCCCAGATTATCTTGCGTTCGGCTACAGGTAAATCCTGAGCGAAATCCTCATGGATACCTTTTTGCGTTAGAGAAAGAAAGCCTGCGGCATCGGGTTTAGCCTCACCGAGACCTGGTGCGGGTGGAGCGGTTTGAGACGCATCAACGAGTGACTGTGCATCGTCCGGTGCAAAAGCGGCTACGTAGACCAAACCAGCTACGTTCGGATCGTTGCCCGCTTCGGAAATGACAACACCACCCCACGAATGACCAACCAAAAGCACGGGGCCGTGGAGGGATGCGATGGCGCGTTTAGCAGCCGCTACATCGTCGGCCAGTGATGTGAGTGGATTTTGCACCGCAATGGCGGTAAGTCCTTTGGCTTCCAGTAGTGGAATCACTTTAGACCAGCTCGATCCATCGGCAAAAGACCATGAACGAGGACTACATTGGTTACGCCCGTTTTAATCGATTGAGCGTGGGCTCCTAAAATAGTTGAAAGGGCCATACTAATACCGGTTAATGCGCCAAGAGCGCGGTTTAGGGTGTACATGATTGTGTTTGGTTAAACTAGAGGAAGAGATTAGTTTTTAGTTAGCGTAATCATAACTAAGTGAGTTATGACTAGAATCTGAAATCATCAACTGATTGTCAGTTGTTTATAATGTTATTTTTGTCATCCCGACGCCAGGAGGGATCTTCGGTAAATAACCCGTTGCCGAAGATACCTCCTGATGTCGGGATGACAGAAAACTAGTATAATTCTATTCGTAAATCCTCCCTAATTCACATTAACTAAGTGAGTTTTCTCTGCTCCATTAGGGGCTTAAGAGCGTAGCGTCGGTAGCTGCCCACAGTTACGTTACCCCATCGACATGCCGCCATCTACGATTAGCTCGGCACCTACTACGAATGAGGAATCGTCCGAAGCAAAGAATAGAGCCACCTTGGCAATCTCTTCGGGCCGACCAAAGCGGCCGAGTGGAACGGCCTTAATTATGCCTTGATTCATCTGGCTTAATTGCTGATCGGAAATGCCGAGCTTGGCTGCACTGTGGAGTGACGTATCGACTGGCCCCGGACTAATGGCATTGACGCGTATCTGGCGGGAAATCAGTTCAGTTGATAGATTTTTTGCCAGGGTAAGCAAAGCTCCTTTGGTGGCTGCATAGACACTGGCGCTCGGTGCGCCAACGTGGGCATTGATGGACGTGTTCAGAATGATTGAACCGCCATTTTTGAAATAAGGCAACAAGGATTGAATCGTGAAATAAGCCCCTTTGACATTGGTGTTCATGCTTTCATCGTAGATCGCTTCGGTCATGGTCTCGAAAGGAGCGAATTTGGCTACCCCTGCGTTGACAAACAGAATATCGATACTGGAGAAGTTTGCCTGTACGAAGGTTGCCAAATGATCTGCATTGCCCGGAATGCTGGCATCCCAGACAATGCCATAGGCTTTTTCGCCCAACTCGGCGGTGATTTGGTCGAGGGATTCCTGGCTGCGTCCGGTAATTAGGACAGTGGCGCCCTGAGCGATAAATTCTTTGGCGGTGGCCAGGCCAATACCGCTGCTTCCACCCGTAATGATGGCTACTTTGTTTTGAAGACGATTCATGATGTTGTGTTGAATTAAGGTTGACAGTTTTAAAACGGATACTGTCGGGCGACTTTCTGAACACTCACCCATTGAACGGTCGTCAGTTCTTCCAGAATGAAATCACCCCCGAAGCGACCGGTGCCCGATGATTTTTCGCCCCCAAATGGTGTATGTACTTCGTCGTTGGCCGACTGGTCGTTGATGTGCATCATACCCGTTTCCACCCGGCGGGCCAGTTGCATACCGCGATAAATATCCCGTGTATATAACGCTCCACTTAAACCAAAGTCAGTTGCATTGGCTAGTTCAATGGCTTCCTCATCGTCGGCAAAGGAGACTAGGCCCACGGCTGGCCCAAAAATTTCCTCTTTGAAAACACGCATGTGTTTGGTAACGCCTGATAAAACGGTGGGATGAAGTACATTTCCTTCCGATACGTTTCCCGTTTCAACAACGGCACCATCGGCTACGGCACTTTGCAGAATACCCAGGATACGCTGAACCGATTTATGGTCGATCAAGGGGCCAACTACCGTGTTTTTATTCGCCGGATCGCCGTAGGGAAGTTGCTTTACCCTGGCCACAAACTTGGTCTTGAACTCCTCATACAGGCTTTCGTGAATGAGAATGCGATTGGTCGCCATGCAAACCTGACCCTGATGCAGGAATCGCCCGAACACGGCCCCATCGACGGCTTTATCGACATCGGCGTCATCCAACACCATGAATACATTGTTG
Proteins encoded in this region:
- a CDS encoding PQQ-dependent sugar dehydrogenase, whose translation is MNKASIAATVFRPFLVSVCFLLAMPGDSSAQTGENIYSTYCAGCHGAQMQGSVAPALIKKDWKHGGDRNSILNTIRNGIPKTEMIQWEGTLSSAQIEAVTDYILKAQTNPEIVRKNELPLKVKTKLYSLKIEKLVTEGLKGPWGLEFVDASHALITGKFGDLYWMVNGKLDNQPITDLPKTYAYDNVGGLMDLALDPAYAQNGWIYLAFSHNSKNSPDKTTPGMTKVVRGKIKAHQWVDEQSLFQVADSLQVTGGTRWGCRFLFDKQGYLYFTIGDMNRAQDSQILSRPSGKVYRINSDGSIPKDNPLYGKEGDLQAIYSWGNRNVQGLAQHPVTGSIYASEHGPQGGDELNILKKGANYGWPVITYGIDYNGSIISRETCKEGMEQPITYWTPSIAVCPIEFITNPTFGKWANNLLVGALKFEEIRRLVIDHDKVIEQEILLKGYGRIRDLKMGPDGALYVLTNSPDAVLRIIPQ
- a CDS encoding alpha/beta hydrolase; amino-acid sequence: MIPLLEAKGLTAIAVQNPLTSLADDVAAAKRAIASLHGPVLLVGHSWGGVVISEAGNDPNVAGLVYVAAFAPDDAQSLVDASQTAPPAPGLGEAKPDAAGFLSLTQKGIHEDFAQDLPVAERKIIWATQGPWAASATGEKITKAAWRLKPSWYIVASEDCMINPDLQRQFASKIKAATLTLKTSHVPMVSQPEKVAAFIIEAASHVNVQQVSK
- a CDS encoding CcmD family protein — protein: MNLTELLRSDGKLWVVVTVVLIVLLGWFFYLLRTGHRVDKIRKKYRV
- the ccsA gene encoding cytochrome c biogenesis protein CcsA, which produces MRHYWWKALTVIILAYVFIAGLIQPVPRLPILHEAIRNAFFHPPCWIAMMAMLLLSTSYSIRYLRKGNIDDDIVALEFANTAILFGILGCITGSVWAYFAWGDLWPNDPKTNGVAVGMLLYLAYFVLRSSFDDEQRRARISAVYNIFAFAVFIPLILILPRLTDSLHPGNGGNPGFNQYDSDASIKAIIRPAFIGFTLLGLWITQLRVRLRRLEIHLEDSQEEAKTMDVQQNH
- a CDS encoding SDR family oxidoreductase produces the protein MNRLQNKVAIITGGSSGIGLATAKEFIAQGATVLITGRSQESLDQITAELGEKAYGIVWDASIPGNADHLATFVQANFSSIDILFVNAGVAKFAPFETMTEAIYDESMNTNVKGAYFTIQSLLPYFKNGGSIILNTSINAHVGAPSASVYAATKGALLTLAKNLSTELISRQIRVNAISPGPVDTSLHSAAKLGISDQQLSQMNQGIIKAVPLGRFGRPEEIAKVALFFASDDSSFVVGAELIVDGGMSMG